In one Trichlorobacter lovleyi SZ genomic region, the following are encoded:
- the yajC gene encoding preprotein translocase subunit YajC: protein MLGIAFAMGTPAGGAAPQGGAAAFMNFVPLIFMFAIFYFLLIRPQQKKAKEHKAMIDALKIGDSVKTAAGIHGKIAALEDQVVTLEIATGVKIKIDKPFVTTVVK, encoded by the coding sequence ATGCTTGGTATCGCTTTCGCAATGGGAACTCCGGCTGGTGGGGCAGCACCGCAGGGTGGCGCAGCGGCATTTATGAACTTCGTTCCGCTGATCTTCATGTTTGCTATCTTCTACTTTTTGTTGATCCGCCCCCAACAGAAGAAGGCCAAGGAGCATAAGGCGATGATTGACGCACTTAAAATTGGCGACAGCGTCAAGACCGCAGCCGGCATCCACGGCAAGATTGCTGCTCTGGAAGACCAGGTGGTAACCCTTGAAATTGCCACCGGGGTCAAGATCAAGATTGATAAGCCATTCGTTACGACAGTCGTGAAGTAA
- the tgt gene encoding tRNA guanosine(34) transglycosylase Tgt, producing MPDHFQVEHQDGGCRARTGRLTTPHGEIQTPIFMPVGTNASVKAMRPEDLTDAGAQIILANTYHLYLRPGHRLVEELGGLHRFMSWDRPILTDSGGFQVYSLTELRKITEEGVKFRSHIDGSMHLLTPELSIKVQEALGADIIMCFDECPPADAGREYVERSLAMTTRWAQRSKDAHTRRDQLLFGIVQGGRFSDLRQRSLQELQGIGFDGYALGGLSVGEEKPVMHEVMDACSDLLPADYPRYIMGIGTPEDLVEAVWRGYDMFDCVMPTRNARNGMLFTSQGRVNIKRKQYEQDQGPLDPACSCYVCRNYSRAYLRHLFRSGEILASMLNTHHNIAWYLSLMGRIREAIRQDQFEAFRKEFYHQQHTTAENNKEEYNV from the coding sequence GTGCCAGATCATTTTCAGGTTGAGCATCAGGATGGCGGTTGCCGGGCCCGTACCGGTAGATTGACCACACCCCATGGCGAGATCCAGACCCCCATTTTCATGCCGGTGGGGACCAACGCCTCGGTTAAGGCGATGCGGCCTGAAGATCTTACCGATGCCGGTGCCCAGATCATTCTGGCCAATACCTACCATCTCTATCTGCGGCCCGGACACCGGCTGGTGGAAGAGCTGGGAGGCCTGCATCGCTTTATGTCCTGGGACAGGCCGATTCTGACCGATTCCGGCGGTTTTCAGGTCTACAGTCTGACTGAACTGCGCAAGATCACGGAAGAAGGGGTGAAGTTCCGCTCCCATATTGACGGCTCTATGCATCTGTTGACCCCGGAGTTATCGATCAAGGTTCAGGAGGCGCTGGGGGCCGATATCATCATGTGCTTTGATGAATGCCCACCGGCTGATGCCGGGCGTGAGTATGTCGAACGTTCTCTGGCCATGACCACCCGCTGGGCACAGCGCAGCAAGGATGCCCATACCCGCAGAGACCAGCTGCTGTTCGGCATTGTCCAGGGGGGCCGCTTCAGTGATCTGCGCCAGCGCAGTCTGCAGGAGCTGCAGGGGATCGGCTTTGATGGTTACGCCCTGGGCGGTTTGTCGGTTGGTGAAGAAAAACCGGTCATGCATGAGGTGATGGATGCCTGCAGTGACCTGCTACCGGCGGATTACCCGCGTTACATTATGGGTATCGGCACACCGGAAGATTTAGTGGAGGCGGTTTGGCGCGGATATGATATGTTTGACTGCGTTATGCCGACCCGTAATGCCCGTAACGGGATGCTCTTTACCAGCCAGGGGCGCGTGAACATCAAGCGCAAGCAGTATGAGCAGGATCAGGGGCCGCTCGATCCGGCCTGCAGTTGTTACGTCTGCAGAAATTATAGCCGGGCATACCTGCGCCACCTGTTCCGTTCCGGCGAGATCCTGGCATCTATGCTGAATACGCACCACAATATTGCCTGGTATCTCAGTCTGATGGGCCGGATACGCGAGGCAATCAGGCAGGATCAGTTTGAGGCATTCCGCAAGGAATTTTATCATCAGCAACATACTACCGCTGAAAATAACAAGGAGGAATACAACGTATGA
- the secD gene encoding protein translocase subunit SecD yields the protein MPKGTGWRIALIAAFIVLSCIYLVPTLNPKLPDWWKGMLPKDKIHLGLDLQGGTHLVLEVETAKAVEGTLDLVATDLEDTLNSKNLRFKRISRTGSDKVAIVMYEKDTAAAVQKLVKEKYRDYEMIPTVEEGGMVGIALRMKEQDIQDRKDKAVAQALETIRNRIDQFGVSEPVIARQGINQIVVQLPGIKDPQRAIALIGRTARLEFKMVKEGVSPTGGAVPEDSEVLFEKHTDPVTGATTETPLVVYKKALITGDLLTDAQVRIDSQFNQPYVGIEFNSLGARLFDQVTAANVGKRFAIVLDSNVYSAPVIRERISGGSAQISGNFTEKTASDLAIVLRAGALPAPVKIIQNVTVGASLGKDSIDKGLMAGAIGVALVIGFMAVYYKLSGMVANLGMVLNILYLMGAMSALGATLTLPGIAAIVLLVGMSVDSNVIIFERIREELRLGKSPKSALEAGYDKAFLTIMDSHVTALITAAVLFQFGTGPVKGFAVSLSLGIMINLFTSLMGTKVIFDLFLHKGNVKKMSI from the coding sequence ATGCCTAAGGGAACCGGATGGCGCATCGCCCTGATCGCAGCCTTTATTGTCCTGTCCTGCATCTACCTGGTGCCAACCTTGAACCCCAAACTGCCGGACTGGTGGAAAGGGATGTTGCCCAAAGATAAGATCCACCTGGGGCTCGACCTGCAGGGGGGAACTCACCTGGTGCTTGAGGTGGAGACTGCAAAGGCGGTTGAAGGGACCCTGGATCTGGTTGCAACCGACCTTGAGGATACCCTGAACAGCAAAAACCTGCGTTTCAAACGGATCAGCCGTACTGGCAGCGATAAAGTAGCGATTGTCATGTACGAAAAAGATACCGCTGCTGCCGTTCAGAAGCTGGTCAAGGAAAAGTATCGCGATTATGAGATGATCCCCACAGTGGAAGAGGGGGGGATGGTCGGGATAGCTCTCCGGATGAAGGAACAGGATATCCAGGATCGCAAGGACAAGGCGGTTGCCCAGGCTCTTGAGACTATTCGTAACCGGATTGACCAGTTCGGTGTATCCGAGCCGGTAATTGCCCGTCAGGGAATCAACCAGATTGTGGTGCAGCTGCCCGGCATTAAAGATCCCCAACGTGCTATCGCACTGATTGGACGTACTGCCCGCCTTGAGTTCAAAATGGTCAAAGAGGGGGTTTCACCCACCGGCGGAGCCGTACCGGAGGACAGTGAAGTGCTGTTTGAAAAACACACAGATCCTGTGACCGGTGCAACTACCGAGACTCCTCTGGTAGTGTACAAAAAGGCCCTGATCACCGGGGATCTGCTGACCGATGCCCAGGTGCGGATTGACTCACAGTTTAACCAGCCCTATGTCGGGATTGAGTTCAACTCACTGGGGGCACGGTTGTTTGATCAAGTGACCGCCGCCAATGTGGGTAAACGTTTTGCCATTGTACTTGACAGCAATGTTTACTCGGCCCCGGTTATCCGGGAGCGGATCTCGGGTGGTTCAGCCCAGATCTCGGGTAACTTTACGGAAAAGACCGCCTCGGACCTGGCGATCGTGCTGCGTGCGGGCGCCCTGCCTGCTCCGGTCAAGATCATCCAGAACGTGACGGTCGGCGCGTCACTGGGTAAAGACTCCATCGACAAAGGTTTGATGGCCGGTGCCATCGGTGTGGCCCTGGTCATCGGCTTCATGGCGGTCTACTACAAGCTGTCCGGCATGGTGGCCAACCTGGGTATGGTACTGAACATCCTCTACCTGATGGGGGCCATGTCAGCTCTGGGGGCAACCCTGACGCTGCCCGGCATTGCCGCTATAGTGTTGCTGGTGGGTATGTCGGTTGACTCCAACGTCATTATCTTTGAACGGATCCGCGAAGAGCTGCGTCTGGGCAAATCACCAAAATCCGCCTTAGAGGCCGGTTATGACAAGGCCTTTCTGACCATCATGGACTCTCACGTAACCGCCCTGATTACTGCTGCTGTGTTGTTCCAGTTTGGTACCGGTCCGGTCAAGGGGTTTGCGGTCTCCTTGAGTCTTGGTATCATGATCAACCTGTTTACCTCGTTGATGGGCACCAAGGTGATCTTTGACCTGTTCCTGCACAAGGGGAACGTCAAAAAGATGAGCATATAA
- the recJ gene encoding single-stranded-DNA-specific exonuclease RecJ produces MKSPASRGISVSTMHKQWILKQTDPATVAALSAATGLSAVTASILSSRGLTEPEQVASFLSPTLAAMLDPFLMAGMEQAVVRLVAARAAKETVCIYGDYDVDGISATALLVSGLRAMGLNVTYHIPNRMEDGYGLNGDALRLIKERGIELAISVDCGVTAIEEAILCRSIGLDLIITDHHQPLDQLPDAIAVINPHRRDCSYPFKGLAGVGVAFNLLVALRSRLRDQGAFGDNGPDLRQWLDLVALGTIADLVPLVEQNRLLTSAGLQRMGDGCRIGLAALKQVAGIKGEVSSGQVGFQLAPRLNAVGRLESAVPGVELLLTEDPQQAAALSAELDGANLERRQVERRIFDEAIAQIEAQGGLQDRNSIVLSSPDWHQGVVGIVASRLVERYYRPTLLVAERDDASGKGSGRSISGFHLLEALHECADFLQRYGGHRAAAGVTVEPGQMAAFADAFEQAALTRLGDQELIPELVLDVEVAPRDLTSALVAELQRLGPFGMGNTTPVLLLRQMQVLDCRCFGEGHLNLRLQRDGLQFKALGWGMAERTVPALVDLACTVKLETWNGREQLRLELKDFRTSEDYHAAQ; encoded by the coding sequence ATGAAATCCCCCGCCAGCCGGGGGATTTCTGTTTCTACCATGCACAAACAATGGATACTCAAACAGACCGATCCAGCCACGGTAGCCGCCCTGTCTGCTGCCACTGGGCTTTCAGCGGTTACCGCCAGCATCCTGTCTAGCCGGGGGCTGACAGAGCCGGAGCAGGTTGCATCATTTTTGAGCCCAACCCTTGCGGCCATGCTTGATCCGTTCCTGATGGCCGGTATGGAGCAGGCTGTCGTGCGCCTTGTTGCTGCCCGGGCTGCAAAGGAGACGGTCTGTATTTATGGCGATTATGATGTGGATGGCATCAGCGCCACGGCGTTGCTGGTTTCCGGTCTCAGGGCAATGGGGCTCAATGTTACTTACCACATTCCCAACCGGATGGAGGATGGCTACGGTCTGAATGGAGATGCGCTGAGACTGATCAAAGAGCGGGGTATCGAGCTTGCCATCAGTGTTGATTGCGGAGTTACCGCCATTGAAGAAGCCATACTCTGCCGCAGCATCGGGCTTGACCTGATTATTACCGATCACCATCAGCCGTTGGATCAATTGCCTGATGCCATCGCGGTGATCAACCCCCATCGTCGGGATTGCAGCTATCCGTTCAAGGGATTGGCCGGGGTAGGGGTGGCCTTTAACCTGCTGGTTGCTCTGCGTAGCCGACTGCGTGACCAGGGGGCCTTTGGTGATAATGGACCTGATCTGCGACAATGGCTTGATCTGGTGGCCCTGGGCACCATAGCGGATCTGGTGCCGCTGGTGGAGCAGAATCGACTGTTGACCTCAGCAGGTCTACAACGGATGGGTGATGGCTGCCGGATCGGATTGGCTGCCTTGAAACAGGTGGCTGGTATCAAGGGCGAGGTCAGTAGTGGCCAGGTCGGGTTTCAGCTGGCCCCCCGGCTGAATGCTGTTGGACGTCTTGAGAGTGCCGTGCCCGGTGTCGAACTGTTGCTGACTGAAGATCCGCAACAGGCCGCAGCATTGTCTGCAGAGTTGGATGGAGCCAATCTTGAGCGTCGTCAGGTGGAACGCCGGATCTTTGACGAAGCCATAGCGCAGATTGAGGCACAGGGCGGCCTTCAGGACCGGAACAGTATTGTGCTTTCGTCCCCTGACTGGCATCAGGGGGTGGTGGGGATTGTGGCCTCCCGGCTGGTGGAACGCTACTATCGTCCCACCCTGCTGGTTGCCGAGCGGGACGATGCCTCCGGCAAGGGGTCGGGCCGCAGCATCAGTGGTTTTCATCTGCTGGAGGCCCTGCATGAGTGTGCTGACTTTCTTCAACGCTACGGCGGTCATCGTGCCGCGGCCGGCGTTACGGTTGAACCCGGGCAGATGGCTGCCTTTGCCGATGCCTTTGAACAGGCGGCGCTGACGCGGCTCGGGGATCAGGAGCTGATCCCCGAACTGGTGCTGGATGTTGAGGTTGCCCCCCGTGATTTGACATCTGCACTGGTTGCTGAACTGCAGCGTCTGGGCCCATTTGGTATGGGCAATACAACACCTGTTTTGCTGCTCCGGCAGATGCAGGTTCTGGACTGCCGTTGTTTTGGCGAAGGGCATCTCAATCTGCGGCTACAGCGGGATGGCCTCCAGTTCAAGGCCTTGGGGTGGGGGATGGCAGAACGGACCGTGCCGGCATTGGTGGATCTGGCCTGCACGGTCAAGCTTGAAACCTGGAATGGCCGGGAGCAACTCAGGCTGGAGTTAAAGGATTTCCGCACCTCAGAGGATTACCATGCAGCGCAATGA
- the queA gene encoding tRNA preQ1(34) S-adenosylmethionine ribosyltransferase-isomerase QueA: MLVKEYSFTLPDELIARYPANQRDGSRLMVLDRQTAARSEIAFSQIVEWLRPDDLLVLNDTKVIPARLFGQKETGGRIELFLVEPVGDACWRCLLRSSKRCRTGQSIRLAEGVTAEVVEQLGEQDWLIRFHGSDDFESWLQRVGQMPIPPYLNRESEELDRVRYQTVYASESGAVAAPTAGLHFTQELLERIQEKGIRLARVTLHVGLGTFQPVRVERVQDHVIHRERYRLPSETAAAVTETRARGGRVIAVGTTACRTLEYAADNAGHLQAGQGEADIFIYPGYRFKVVDALLTNFHLPESTLLMLVSAFGGKEFILSAYEAAVNRQFRFYSYGDAMLIV, translated from the coding sequence ATGCTGGTCAAAGAGTACTCTTTTACACTCCCGGACGAGTTGATTGCCCGTTATCCGGCCAACCAACGTGATGGTTCACGCTTGATGGTGCTTGACCGGCAGACGGCTGCCCGTTCAGAGATCGCTTTCAGTCAGATTGTCGAATGGTTACGGCCGGATGACCTGCTAGTGCTGAATGACACCAAAGTCATTCCGGCCCGCCTGTTTGGCCAGAAGGAAACCGGTGGACGGATTGAGCTGTTTCTGGTTGAACCTGTCGGGGATGCTTGCTGGCGTTGCCTGTTGCGATCTTCAAAAAGATGTCGGACGGGGCAGAGCATCAGGCTGGCTGAAGGAGTAACGGCAGAAGTTGTTGAACAGCTTGGTGAACAGGACTGGCTGATCCGTTTCCATGGCAGCGATGATTTTGAAAGCTGGCTGCAGAGGGTCGGACAGATGCCGATCCCTCCCTATCTGAACCGTGAATCAGAAGAACTGGATCGTGTCCGATATCAAACGGTCTATGCCTCTGAATCCGGCGCTGTAGCCGCCCCAACAGCCGGGTTGCATTTTACGCAGGAACTCTTGGAGCGCATTCAGGAAAAAGGTATACGCCTTGCGCGGGTCACCCTGCATGTCGGTCTTGGAACCTTTCAGCCGGTACGGGTTGAGCGGGTGCAGGATCATGTAATCCATCGCGAGCGTTACCGTCTCCCTTCCGAAACTGCCGCAGCTGTGACAGAAACCAGGGCACGGGGAGGCAGGGTGATTGCTGTGGGTACTACGGCCTGCCGGACCTTGGAGTATGCAGCTGACAACGCCGGACATCTGCAGGCCGGTCAAGGTGAAGCAGATATCTTTATCTATCCCGGTTACCGGTTTAAGGTGGTTGATGCGTTGCTGACCAACTTTCATCTGCCGGAATCAACCCTGTTGATGCTGGTCTCTGCTTTTGGTGGAAAAGAGTTTATTCTTTCCGCCTATGAGGCTGCAGTAAACAGGCAATTCAGATTTTACAGCTATGGCGATGCCATGTTGATTGTCTAG
- a CDS encoding response regulator: MRVRSTYPPPVAVAETSLLGRSLTILLAEDNRVNAEFIDKILSRLGHRVICVENGRQALEMLTRQNFDRILMDIQMPILGGDAATVIIREQEIQTGGHIPIIALTAHAMHEERLRILAQGFDAHIAKPVDISQLISELYRITSLECSGV, from the coding sequence ATGCGGGTACGATCAACGTATCCCCCCCCTGTTGCAGTTGCTGAAACCAGCTTGCTGGGTCGAAGTCTGACGATCCTGCTTGCTGAAGACAATCGTGTCAATGCAGAGTTCATTGATAAAATTTTAAGCAGACTAGGGCATCGTGTTATCTGTGTGGAAAATGGCAGGCAGGCTCTGGAAATGCTTACTCGACAGAATTTTGACCGCATTCTGATGGATATTCAGATGCCCATACTCGGTGGAGACGCCGCTACCGTGATTATCAGAGAGCAGGAGATACAAACTGGAGGACATATACCGATTATTGCGTTAACAGCCCACGCAATGCACGAAGAACGGCTCAGGATCCTTGCGCAAGGGTTCGATGCACATATTGCAAAACCGGTTGACATTTCACAACTTATTTCTGAATTATACAGAATTACGTCGTTGGAATGTTCAGGTGTGTAG
- a CDS encoding tetratricopeptide repeat protein, translated as MNKETTIVGVAALIIGFLLGALVGAKFMSGSVTPAGQQAMPQAGGAMVNPGQSAARIAELEQVVAKDPKNLQAWITLGNDYFDANQAQKAVQAYGKALAIDPNNANVLTDQGVMFRALGFFDRALANFEKANKLDPKHLQSLYNIGIVYAVDLKQPAKARATFEALLQKDQTSDLARQAREMLQQLPAAK; from the coding sequence ATGAACAAAGAAACAACCATCGTTGGTGTCGCTGCCCTGATCATCGGTTTTCTGTTGGGGGCACTGGTGGGAGCGAAGTTTATGTCCGGCAGTGTCACTCCTGCTGGTCAACAAGCAATGCCGCAGGCCGGTGGAGCAATGGTCAATCCTGGCCAATCTGCCGCCAGGATTGCCGAGCTTGAGCAAGTGGTTGCCAAAGACCCTAAAAATCTGCAGGCCTGGATTACTCTTGGTAACGACTACTTTGATGCCAATCAGGCCCAGAAAGCGGTGCAGGCCTATGGCAAAGCACTGGCGATTGATCCGAACAATGCCAATGTGTTAACTGACCAAGGCGTTATGTTCCGTGCCCTGGGCTTTTTTGACCGGGCCCTTGCCAACTTTGAAAAAGCCAACAAGCTTGATCCCAAACATCTGCAAAGCCTTTATAATATAGGCATTGTCTATGCGGTTGACCTGAAGCAACCGGCCAAGGCCAGGGCAACCTTTGAGGCGTTGTTGCAAAAGGATCAAACCAGTGATCTGGCCAGACAGGCCAGAGAGATGCTTCAACAACTTCCAGCTGCCAAATAG
- a CDS encoding SpoIID/LytB domain-containing protein: MKYLYLLIITIGCLLPVAFSVEIASAKEPSQSSGLIRVAIIKGADSVTIDGDGVLATDAGGKPIVLDLPVAVRSERGRILAGNSSSQLVRLAAGGLMRVNGKSYRGQIELSLQNNGKILVINELPLEQYLIGVITSEISSTWPMESIKTQAVIARTYAVAKRKERSRAFYHLESTVMDQAYEGSDEEDSRAVRGVIETEGEVLTYNGTVIQAFYHANSGGRTESSENVWGVALPYLKGVECQYGLTSTTSSWEQSVPLSKIESSLKAQKVYGLTDIKAGPRNNRGRLKTVQLETERGTITILATKFRMAVGSTVIRSTNFSVRVEGGTAYFSGSGYGHGVGLCQYGAKQRALDGFSYTEILSYYYPGTKLSKLSEF, encoded by the coding sequence ATGAAATATTTATATCTTCTCATCATAACCATAGGTTGTCTGCTGCCTGTCGCTTTTTCTGTAGAAATAGCCAGCGCCAAAGAACCATCTCAGTCAAGCGGGTTGATCAGAGTTGCTATTATCAAGGGTGCTGATTCCGTGACCATTGACGGCGATGGCGTACTAGCGACTGATGCCGGCGGTAAGCCCATCGTGCTTGACCTCCCTGTTGCTGTGAGGAGTGAACGGGGCAGGATACTCGCCGGAAACAGCTCAAGTCAGCTGGTGCGGCTTGCTGCAGGCGGTCTGATGCGGGTTAACGGTAAATCGTACCGTGGTCAGATTGAGTTGTCGCTCCAGAACAATGGTAAGATACTGGTGATAAATGAACTGCCGCTTGAACAGTATCTGATTGGCGTTATTACAAGTGAGATCTCCTCAACCTGGCCAATGGAATCAATCAAGACCCAGGCTGTAATTGCACGTACCTATGCTGTGGCAAAGCGCAAGGAACGCAGCAGAGCCTTTTACCACCTTGAATCTACGGTAATGGATCAGGCCTACGAAGGTAGTGATGAGGAAGATAGCCGGGCTGTACGCGGCGTTATTGAGACAGAAGGTGAGGTGTTGACGTATAACGGTACGGTTATCCAGGCTTTTTATCATGCCAACAGTGGTGGCCGCACCGAGTCGTCAGAAAATGTCTGGGGAGTGGCCCTTCCGTATCTGAAGGGTGTTGAATGTCAGTACGGCCTGACCTCAACGACCAGCAGCTGGGAACAGAGCGTGCCCTTATCCAAAATTGAGTCATCACTGAAGGCCCAAAAGGTGTACGGTCTGACCGACATCAAGGCCGGCCCGCGTAACAACCGTGGACGTCTGAAGACGGTGCAGCTGGAAACAGAACGTGGAACTATCACGATCCTTGCCACTAAATTCAGGATGGCGGTCGGCTCAACAGTAATCAGAAGCACCAACTTTTCAGTCAGGGTTGAAGGAGGAACCGCTTATTTCAGTGGTTCCGGTTATGGTCATGGTGTGGGATTATGCCAATATGGAGCCAAGCAGCGTGCCCTTGATGGTTTCAGCTATACCGAGATACTGTCATACTACTATCCCGGCACCAAGCTGAGCAAGCTGTCTGAATTCTAG
- the secF gene encoding protein translocase subunit SecF, whose protein sequence is MELLGKTNFDFIGKRNISFVISAIISIIGIIAIIQMFRGAANMGIDFTGGTSVQLKFDKPLALADARKALHSGGIAELELQEVKEGNKLLVKLPRKSALVVGKAAEVVPAALVKAYPGLQVVVESTTEIGPSIGDKLRKDTIVAVAISMLGIICYIAWRFDFKFGVGAIVATLHDILAMFAAYYLFGKEFNLLFITAVLTIAGYSLTDTVVVFDRIRENLHKDLKGSLHKIFNTSINEVLSRSIITSLTTFLAAIALFVWGGEVIHDFSFALLVGIIVGVYSSVFVASPVVLLLEQRAMNKQDAVTGQPVKA, encoded by the coding sequence ATGGAATTGCTTGGAAAAACTAATTTTGATTTTATCGGCAAGCGAAACATCTCGTTTGTCATCTCTGCTATTATTTCGATTATCGGCATTATCGCAATTATTCAGATGTTCCGTGGCGCTGCAAATATGGGGATTGATTTTACCGGCGGCACCTCGGTGCAGCTCAAGTTTGATAAACCGCTTGCCCTGGCTGATGCCCGTAAGGCACTGCACAGTGGCGGTATTGCGGAGCTGGAGCTTCAGGAGGTGAAAGAGGGTAACAAGTTGCTGGTGAAACTGCCACGCAAGAGCGCTCTCGTGGTTGGCAAGGCTGCTGAAGTAGTGCCTGCTGCACTTGTAAAAGCCTATCCAGGTTTACAGGTTGTTGTTGAAAGTACCACCGAGATAGGACCCTCCATCGGTGACAAACTGCGTAAAGATACCATTGTCGCCGTGGCTATCTCCATGTTGGGGATTATCTGCTACATCGCCTGGCGTTTTGACTTCAAATTTGGGGTTGGTGCCATAGTTGCCACCCTGCACGATATCCTTGCCATGTTTGCCGCCTACTATCTGTTCGGTAAAGAGTTCAACCTGCTTTTTATTACAGCGGTGTTGACCATTGCTGGCTACTCCTTGACCGACACGGTGGTTGTTTTTGACCGGATCCGGGAAAACCTGCACAAAGACCTGAAGGGGTCTCTGCATAAGATCTTCAACACCAGTATCAACGAAGTGCTTTCACGGAGCATCATCACCTCCCTGACCACCTTTCTAGCTGCCATTGCCTTGTTTGTCTGGGGCGGTGAGGTGATACATGATTTCTCCTTTGCCCTGCTGGTTGGCATTATTGTCGGGGTCTATTCATCGGTCTTTGTTGCCAGTCCCGTGGTGCTGCTGCTGGAACAACGTGCCATGAACAAACAGGATGCTGTAACAGGACAGCCGGTTAAAGCCTAG
- a CDS encoding cation diffusion facilitator family transporter: MQRNERFDKAERIIQVGFWVNAVLMVMKLAAGYWGRSDAVFADGIESACDFIAIGSTMVALKLGRQPYDEQHPYGHGRAESLAALLISLVICATGVWIFGDAVQAILHHDFKSPGWIAVAAAALTIIIKEWLYRFSTATGRQLESPSLLAIAQDHRKDALTSIATLVGVIGAFLGWGIMDPLAAALTSFFILHIGWETFRGATHDLMDGSVHGEYIQDVTSLAEAVEHVEHVHEIRARRSGQYIIIDLKLDMDPEMTVKQSHDVATEVKRQIFERFHNVGDVMIHINPHDEEHDDLIRL, encoded by the coding sequence ATGCAGCGCAATGAACGTTTTGATAAGGCCGAGCGGATTATCCAGGTTGGTTTCTGGGTCAATGCAGTTTTGATGGTCATGAAACTGGCTGCCGGATACTGGGGCAGATCTGACGCCGTCTTCGCTGACGGCATTGAATCAGCCTGTGATTTTATTGCCATTGGCAGTACCATGGTCGCCCTTAAACTGGGGCGTCAGCCCTACGATGAGCAGCATCCCTATGGTCATGGACGGGCAGAGTCTCTGGCGGCCTTGTTGATCTCGCTGGTGATTTGTGCAACCGGTGTCTGGATTTTTGGTGATGCCGTGCAAGCCATTCTACACCATGATTTTAAATCTCCCGGCTGGATTGCCGTTGCTGCGGCTGCTCTGACCATTATTATCAAGGAATGGTTGTATCGCTTTTCAACAGCCACCGGCAGACAGCTTGAAAGCCCGTCTCTGCTGGCCATTGCCCAGGATCACCGCAAAGATGCCCTGACCTCAATTGCCACTCTCGTTGGTGTCATTGGTGCGTTTCTGGGATGGGGCATCATGGACCCGCTGGCAGCAGCGTTGACATCCTTTTTTATTCTGCATATCGGCTGGGAAACCTTCCGTGGGGCTACCCATGACTTGATGGATGGTTCAGTACATGGTGAGTACATTCAGGATGTTACCAGCCTGGCTGAGGCGGTTGAACATGTCGAGCATGTTCATGAAATCCGTGCCCGCAGATCAGGACAGTACATTATTATCGACCTGAAGCTGGATATGGACCCGGAGATGACGGTCAAGCAGTCCCATGATGTTGCAACTGAGGTGAAACGTCAGATCTTTGAACGTTTTCACAATGTCGGAGATGTCATGATCCATATCAATCCCCATGATGAGGAACATGATGATCTGATCAGGCTTTGA